A portion of the Halococcus saccharolyticus DSM 5350 genome contains these proteins:
- a CDS encoding DNA-3-methyladenine glycosylase family protein translates to SSDLWLSFICSAQMRVGRIHGMQRTLAREFGSEVAFDGQTYHAFPTPEQLADATEAELRNCSLGYRAPYVERTAELVANGEVLPENARGREYENAREYLKQFMGVGDKVADCVLLFSLGYLEAVPLDTWIQTAIAEHFPDCDRGSYTETSRAIRQAFGGEYAGYVQTHVFHYLRGGGDVPDNA, encoded by the coding sequence CTCTTCCGATCTATGGCTTTCGTTCATCTGTTCGGCCCAGATGCGGGTGGGGCGGATCCACGGGATGCAGCGCACGCTCGCGAGAGAGTTCGGTTCGGAAGTAGCGTTCGACGGCCAAACCTACCACGCCTTCCCGACGCCCGAACAGTTGGCCGACGCGACAGAGGCAGAACTCCGAAACTGTTCGCTCGGGTATCGTGCACCCTACGTCGAACGCACCGCCGAACTCGTCGCAAACGGCGAGGTATTACCTGAGAACGCTCGGGGACGCGAGTACGAGAACGCCCGCGAGTATCTGAAGCAGTTCATGGGCGTGGGCGACAAGGTGGCGGACTGCGTGCTCCTCTTTTCGCTCGGGTATCTCGAAGCCGTCCCACTCGACACATGGATCCAGACCGCGATCGCCGAACACTTTCCCGACTGTGATCGTGGCTCCTACACCGAAACCTCACGAGCCATTCGTCAGGCGTTCGGCGGCGAGTACGCTGGCTACGTCCAGACTCACGTGTTTCACTACCTGCGGGGCGGTGGCGACGTTCCCGACAACGCTTGA
- a CDS encoding acylphosphatase: MTDRTRAHVFVSGTVQGVYYRASTRDAAHERSVDGWVRNLDDGRVEAVFEGEEDAVKAMVEWCHTGSDAASVEDVEVEYADPDGESGFEIRR, encoded by the coding sequence GTGACGGATCGAACCCGCGCACACGTGTTCGTCTCTGGGACTGTACAGGGCGTCTACTACCGTGCGAGCACCCGCGACGCCGCCCATGAACGGAGCGTCGACGGCTGGGTGCGAAACCTCGACGATGGCCGGGTCGAGGCGGTCTTCGAGGGCGAGGAGGACGCGGTCAAGGCGATGGTCGAGTGGTGTCACACGGGTAGCGACGCTGCCAGCGTCGAGGATGTCGAGGTCGAGTACGCCGATCCCGACGGCGAGTCGGGCTTCGAGATCCGGCGATAG
- a CDS encoding bifunctional ADP-dependent NAD(P)H-hydrate dehydratase/NAD(P)H-hydrate epimerase translates to MITTDRMAAVDANAAALGVPRKQLMESSGNAVARAVRDVAEPGARVTIVAGRGNNGGDAFVAARFLEAFEVRVRLLGRTEAISTGIARENWNALQQSEYDATEVRDSRALDLDDPDVVIDAMLGTGVTGALREPEATAAEAINTTDATVVAVDVPSGVDADTGEAASGAVDADHVVTFHDEKPGLADLDAEVRVADIGIPAAAERFVGPGDLRTTARDPHAAKGDSGRVLVIGGGPYTGAPALAAEASLRAGADLAFVSVPQKVFEPIAGYAKDLIVQPYDADRLSPDQVGSLVETATDHDDVVVLGPGLGTADETLEAVEQFLEKFDGRAVVDADALSVVPEIDTDATLVCTPNRHELAEMGGPDVDDLRSATDEIASFAGDLGHVVLAKAKDDVVSDGETTRICRAGTPGMTVGGTGDVLAGLTAAFLATHAPLNAACMAPYVNGRTAERLARGDGLLASDLLDGVSGTLRGEYDD, encoded by the coding sequence ATGATAACGACAGACCGGATGGCCGCCGTCGACGCGAACGCCGCGGCGCTCGGCGTGCCGAGGAAACAGTTGATGGAGTCCAGCGGCAACGCAGTCGCGCGCGCCGTCCGCGATGTCGCGGAGCCAGGCGCGCGAGTTACGATCGTCGCCGGTCGGGGCAACAACGGCGGCGACGCGTTCGTTGCTGCTCGGTTCCTTGAGGCGTTCGAGGTTCGAGTACGCCTGCTCGGGCGGACCGAAGCGATCTCGACCGGGATCGCGCGCGAGAACTGGAATGCACTCCAGCAGAGTGAGTACGACGCCACGGAAGTACGGGATTCGCGCGCCCTCGATCTCGACGATCCCGACGTGGTGATCGACGCGATGCTCGGGACGGGCGTCACGGGTGCGCTCCGTGAGCCCGAGGCCACCGCCGCGGAGGCGATCAACACTACCGACGCGACCGTGGTCGCAGTTGACGTGCCCTCCGGCGTGGACGCCGACACCGGCGAGGCGGCGAGCGGCGCGGTCGATGCCGATCACGTCGTGACGTTCCACGACGAGAAACCAGGCCTCGCTGACCTCGACGCCGAGGTTCGCGTGGCGGACATCGGGATCCCGGCGGCCGCCGAGCGATTCGTCGGCCCTGGGGATCTCCGGACGACCGCGCGCGATCCTCACGCCGCAAAGGGCGATTCCGGCCGAGTGCTCGTGATCGGCGGCGGACCCTACACCGGCGCACCCGCGCTCGCGGCCGAGGCGTCGCTGCGCGCTGGCGCGGACCTCGCGTTCGTCTCGGTCCCACAGAAGGTCTTCGAGCCGATCGCGGGCTACGCCAAGGATCTCATCGTCCAGCCCTACGACGCCGACCGGCTCTCGCCCGATCAGGTCGGCAGCCTCGTCGAGACCGCGACCGACCACGACGACGTGGTGGTGCTCGGCCCGGGGCTCGGTACTGCCGACGAGACGCTCGAAGCGGTCGAGCAGTTCCTCGAGAAGTTCGACGGCCGGGCAGTGGTCGACGCCGACGCGCTCTCGGTGGTGCCCGAGATCGACACCGACGCCACGCTCGTTTGCACGCCGAACCGCCACGAGCTCGCCGAGATGGGTGGGCCGGACGTCGACGATCTCCGGAGCGCGACCGACGAGATCGCGTCGTTCGCGGGTGATCTCGGTCACGTCGTGCTGGCGAAGGCGAAAGACGACGTGGTCTCGGACGGCGAGACCACCCGAATCTGTCGGGCCGGCACGCCGGGGATGACCGTCGGCGGGACTGGCGACGTGCTCGCTGGACTCACGGCAGCCTTCCTCGCCACTCACGCTCCGCTCAATGCTGCCTGCATGGCTCCCTACGTCAACGGTCGGACCGCCGAGCGGCTCGCGCGCGGCGACGGGCTGCTCGCATCGGACCTGCTCGACGGCGTTTCCGGCACGCTTCGAGGCGAATACGATGACTGA
- the moaC gene encoding cyclic pyranopterin monophosphate synthase MoaC encodes MTESAEETDRDTDESESVTEKLTHTTAGGEAAMVDVGDKPDTARRAVARGTIRLRGSTVEAVRADEIGKGDVLATARIGAIQAVKHTWETIPLCHQIPITNVGTDFDLDDETITLEVSVETTGKTGCEMEALEGVTTGLNTIWDMTKAAEKDEDGQYPETAIEDVRVVEKRKQKL; translated from the coding sequence ATGACTGAAAGTGCGGAGGAGACCGATCGAGACACCGACGAATCCGAATCGGTCACTGAGAAGCTGACTCACACCACCGCCGGCGGTGAGGCGGCGATGGTCGACGTCGGCGACAAGCCCGACACCGCACGCCGGGCGGTCGCGCGCGGAACCATCCGGCTGCGCGGATCCACCGTCGAAGCGGTCCGTGCGGACGAGATCGGGAAGGGAGACGTGCTCGCTACTGCGCGGATCGGCGCGATTCAAGCGGTGAAACACACGTGGGAGACGATCCCGCTGTGTCACCAGATCCCGATCACGAACGTCGGGACCGACTTCGATCTCGACGACGAGACCATCACGCTCGAAGTCTCGGTCGAGACGACGGGAAAAACGGGCTGTGAGATGGAGGCACTCGAAGGCGTGACCACGGGACTGAACACGATCTGGGACATGACGAAAGCGGCCGAGAAGGACGAGGACGGCCAGTATCCCGAGACCGCGATCGAGGACGTGCGCGTGGTGGAGAAACGGAAGCAGAAGCTATGA
- a CDS encoding NAD(P)H-dependent flavin oxidoreductase, which translates to MSLHTPLCDVLGVEYPIVQAPIGSATCPALAAAVANAGGLGTLAVTWRDGPDARSAIRETRELTDAPIGVNIVLDERAKSIGTDTHLDACLTEGVDVVSFSFGEAASYVDRVHDAGAIVTETVGSAAEARAAAETGVDIVVAQGWEAGGHVQSEVATMALVPRVADAVPVPVIAAGGIADGRGIAAAFALGADGVWLGTRFLASEEANVHDAYRTRVAETDENETRYTELFDKGWPEMAHRVVRNETVERWEDADRPAPGQRPGETDVVAEGEEAEPIERYDEALATPDVTGDIEAMALFAGQSAGLTNVTRPAGEIVAELATEAAARIETLTEPLDT; encoded by the coding sequence ATGAGCCTCCACACTCCCCTCTGTGACGTCCTCGGGGTCGAGTACCCGATCGTTCAGGCCCCGATCGGGAGCGCGACCTGTCCCGCACTCGCCGCCGCAGTCGCGAACGCCGGCGGACTCGGCACCCTCGCGGTCACGTGGCGTGATGGGCCCGACGCTCGCTCCGCGATCCGGGAGACGCGCGAGCTGACCGACGCGCCGATCGGTGTCAACATCGTTCTCGACGAGCGCGCGAAGTCGATCGGCACCGACACTCACCTCGACGCCTGTCTCACCGAGGGCGTCGACGTGGTTTCGTTCTCGTTCGGCGAGGCGGCATCTTATGTCGACCGCGTTCACGACGCCGGTGCCATCGTCACGGAGACCGTCGGGAGCGCAGCCGAGGCCCGGGCAGCCGCCGAGACGGGCGTCGATATCGTCGTCGCACAGGGTTGGGAGGCCGGCGGCCACGTCCAGAGCGAGGTGGCCACGATGGCGCTGGTCCCGCGTGTGGCCGACGCGGTGCCGGTACCGGTGATCGCCGCAGGAGGTATCGCCGACGGGCGCGGCATCGCGGCGGCGTTCGCACTCGGTGCCGACGGTGTCTGGCTCGGCACGCGCTTTCTCGCCAGCGAGGAGGCGAACGTTCACGACGCGTACCGGACGCGTGTCGCCGAAACCGACGAGAACGAAACGCGGTACACCGAACTGTTCGATAAAGGCTGGCCGGAGATGGCCCACCGCGTCGTGCGGAACGAGACGGTCGAACGCTGGGAGGACGCCGATCGTCCCGCTCCCGGGCAGCGGCCTGGCGAGACCGACGTCGTCGCCGAAGGCGAAGAAGCCGAGCCGATCGAGCGCTACGACGAGGCGCTCGCCACGCCGGACGTGACTGGCGATATCGAGGCAATGGCGCTGTTCGCCGGTCAAAGTGCCGGTCTGACGAACGTGACTCGGCCAGCAGGGGAGATCGTCGCGGAACTCGCTACCGAAGCGGCGGCGAGGATAGAAACACTCACCGAACCCCTCGACACGTAG
- a CDS encoding GlcG/HbpS family heme-binding protein: MVGTIELDTATELIEAAEGKAEEIGVPSVIAVTNSEGNLIAQHRMDGAWLPSVNISRNKAYTAAGLEMPTHELAEASEPGESLYGLQTTDEGRIVIFGGGFPLERGGEIVGAIGSSGGQVDEDMEVARAGIDRFEELVE, translated from the coding sequence ATGGTCGGCACGATCGAACTCGATACGGCGACAGAGCTGATCGAAGCAGCCGAAGGGAAAGCCGAAGAGATCGGGGTGCCATCGGTGATCGCCGTCACGAACTCCGAAGGCAATCTCATCGCCCAGCACCGGATGGATGGTGCGTGGCTACCGAGCGTGAACATCTCCAGAAACAAGGCGTACACCGCTGCCGGATTGGAGATGCCGACGCACGAACTCGCCGAGGCGAGCGAACCCGGCGAATCACTCTACGGACTCCAGACCACGGACGAGGGGCGGATCGTGATCTTCGGCGGCGGGTTCCCGCTCGAACGCGGTGGCGAGATCGTCGGTGCGATCGGCTCCAGCGGCGGTCAAGTCGACGAGGACATGGAAGTCGCACGCGCCGGCATCGATCGGTTCGAAGAACTCGTTGAGTAG
- a CDS encoding CobW family GTP-binding protein, translated as MTNGSNAGTIPVTVVSGPLGAGKTTLLNRVLDDPGGRDVAVIVNDMGEVNVDADRLARSAEEGDDPGIVDLSNGCICCRLQDDLVTEATRLAETRSFDVLLVESSGISEPIPVARTFLEGAEEGEIDPTDHYHLDTMVSVLDAYGFWKEFDAGASLPDDAEPDADRPLADVLIQAIEFCDVLLCNKSDMVPDEQLDEIEATIRTLQSRAEIVRTTYADVDPSLVLDTGRFDFTAATRSAGWKRALADENGDDDHNSDSHGGHDHATDRSAAEEHGVTSFVYTRERPFHPERLDDWLDTWTGNVIRAKGVFQLAGREAVMGLDQAGPAVQAGPIGEWDAEDDRRTRLVFIGSDLDETRIVEELDDCLVNDTELGSDESFDDPFPS; from the coding sequence ATGACGAACGGTTCGAACGCTGGAACGATCCCGGTGACTGTCGTGAGCGGCCCCCTCGGGGCAGGCAAGACGACGCTACTTAACCGCGTCCTCGACGATCCCGGCGGCCGCGACGTCGCCGTGATCGTCAACGACATGGGCGAGGTCAACGTCGACGCCGACCGTCTCGCGCGCTCGGCGGAGGAGGGCGACGATCCCGGAATCGTCGATCTCTCGAACGGTTGTATCTGCTGTCGGCTTCAGGACGACCTCGTGACCGAGGCCACCCGGCTCGCCGAAACCCGATCGTTCGACGTCCTGCTGGTCGAATCGTCGGGCATTAGCGAGCCGATTCCGGTTGCGCGAACGTTTCTGGAGGGGGCCGAGGAGGGGGAGATCGATCCAACCGATCACTACCACCTCGATACGATGGTATCAGTACTCGACGCCTACGGGTTCTGGAAGGAGTTCGACGCGGGGGCGTCGCTGCCCGACGACGCCGAGCCCGACGCCGATCGCCCGCTCGCGGACGTGCTGATTCAGGCGATCGAGTTCTGTGACGTCCTGTTGTGCAACAAGTCCGATATGGTGCCCGACGAACAGCTCGACGAGATCGAGGCGACGATCCGGACGCTCCAATCGCGTGCCGAGATCGTCCGCACCACGTACGCCGACGTCGATCCGTCGCTGGTGCTCGACACCGGACGGTTCGACTTCACGGCAGCCACGCGCTCGGCCGGCTGGAAGCGCGCGCTCGCCGACGAGAACGGTGACGACGACCACAACAGCGACAGCCACGGCGGCCACGATCACGCCACCGACCGATCGGCGGCCGAAGAACACGGCGTCACTTCGTTCGTCTACACCCGCGAGCGACCGTTCCATCCCGAACGACTCGACGACTGGCTCGACACGTGGACCGGGAACGTGATCCGGGCGAAAGGGGTGTTCCAACTCGCCGGCCGCGAGGCCGTGATGGGGCTCGACCAGGCCGGACCAGCAGTCCAGGCCGGGCCGATCGGCGAGTGGGACGCCGAGGACGACCGACGGACCCGGCTCGTGTTCATCGGCAGCGATCTGGACGAAACCCGGATCGTCGAGGAACTCGACGACTGTCTGGTGAACGATACCGAACTCGGTAGTGATGAATCGTTCGACGACCCGTTTCCGTCGTGA
- a CDS encoding glutathione-independent formaldehyde dehydrogenase, producing the protein MDAVVFQGDHDVAVEEVDEPEIEHPNDVLIDITTTCICGSDLHMYEGRTAAEPGIVFGHENMGIVTEVGEGVSDLEEGDRVVAPFNVACGFCENCENGYTGFCTNVNPGFAGGAYGYVAMGPYKGGQAEKLRIPYADFNALQLPDGDEHEDSFSLLADIFPTGWHGTELANLQPGESIAVYGAGPVGLMAAYSAKLKGASKIYSVDRVPSRLDLAEEHCDAIPINFEESDPVEQIKDDHGGGVDRGVDAVGYQAIDPDKEADDDYDPARENPAIVLNNLIRTVKPTGELGIPGLYVPDDPGAPDEMAAEGRLGIDFGLLFEKGQRLGTGQCNVKEYNRQLRDMIIEGRADPSFVVSHRVGLEEAPEMYQRFDDREEGVTKVLLEP; encoded by the coding sequence ATGGACGCAGTCGTGTTTCAGGGCGACCACGACGTAGCGGTCGAAGAAGTCGACGAGCCGGAGATCGAACACCCGAACGACGTGCTAATCGACATCACGACGACGTGTATCTGTGGATCCGACCTCCACATGTACGAGGGCCGGACCGCCGCGGAACCGGGGATCGTCTTCGGCCACGAGAACATGGGGATCGTGACCGAAGTCGGCGAGGGCGTCAGCGACCTCGAGGAGGGCGACCGTGTCGTCGCGCCGTTCAACGTCGCCTGTGGATTCTGTGAGAACTGTGAGAACGGCTACACCGGGTTCTGTACGAACGTGAATCCGGGGTTCGCCGGCGGTGCGTACGGCTACGTCGCGATGGGGCCGTACAAAGGGGGACAGGCCGAGAAGCTCCGCATTCCGTATGCGGACTTCAACGCACTCCAGCTCCCCGACGGAGACGAACACGAGGACTCGTTCTCGCTGCTCGCGGACATCTTCCCGACCGGCTGGCACGGCACCGAGCTCGCGAATCTCCAGCCGGGCGAGTCGATCGCCGTGTACGGGGCAGGTCCCGTCGGGCTGATGGCCGCCTACAGTGCCAAGCTCAAGGGGGCCTCGAAGATCTACTCCGTTGATCGCGTGCCGAGCCGGCTCGATCTCGCCGAGGAGCACTGCGACGCGATCCCGATCAACTTCGAGGAGAGCGACCCGGTCGAACAGATCAAAGACGACCACGGCGGGGGCGTCGATCGTGGCGTCGACGCCGTCGGCTACCAGGCGATCGATCCTGACAAGGAGGCCGACGACGACTACGATCCTGCCCGGGAGAACCCGGCGATCGTCCTCAACAACCTCATCCGGACGGTAAAGCCGACGGGCGAACTCGGCATTCCCGGTCTGTACGTGCCCGACGACCCCGGCGCACCCGACGAGATGGCCGCCGAGGGTCGGCTCGGGATCGACTTCGGGCTGCTCTTCGAGAAGGGTCAGCGACTCGGTACCGGTCAGTGCAACGTCAAGGAGTACAACAGACAGCTCCGGGACATGATCATCGAGGGACGTGCCGATCCGAGTTTCGTCGTCTCCCACCGCGTGGGGCTCGAGGAGGCTCCCGAGATGTACCAGCGCTTCGACGACCGCGAGGAGGGTGTCACCAAGGTCCTGCTCGAACCGTAG
- a CDS encoding DUF7576 family protein has translation MIDPTSNVGDTTAETAPTCATCDEPIVDEPDHRVVTRIEDDEVRTKHFCNEACLANED, from the coding sequence ATGATCGATCCAACGTCCAACGTCGGCGACACCACCGCCGAGACCGCGCCGACGTGTGCGACCTGCGACGAACCGATCGTTGACGAACCCGACCACCGCGTGGTGACCCGGATCGAGGACGACGAAGTCCGGACGAAACACTTCTGCAACGAGGCGTGTCTCGCGAACGAGGATTGA
- the glmU gene encoding bifunctional sugar-1-phosphate nucleotidylyltransferase/acetyltransferase, with amino-acid sequence MQTVLLAAGEGTRMRPLTAGLPKPMLPVADRPLCAHTADAAIEAGTDELILVVGYEADVVREYFGEEYRGVPVKYATQDEQLGTAHAVRTAHEHLDGRFAVLYGDDLYDQASIEALFAAGPGITAYRAENPSNYGVLDTDGDRVVGVTEKPASPETNLVSAGACVLPSEAREWLDVEQSERGEYELTDVLDRVFAEYEVSYTELDRWMGVGRPWELLEANEWKLTELDREVRGDVSDDADLRGPVVVEEGAAIEPGVVIEGPVLVRSGAHVGPNAYVRGATLLGEDSEVGHAVEIKNSVIMRETNVPHLSYVGDSLLGRDVNFGAGTTVANLRHDDEPVEQTVKGERVSTGRRKYGVVVGDGAKTGIETSLSPGVVLSPGARTEPNEWVSRDR; translated from the coding sequence ATGCAGACAGTCCTCCTCGCGGCCGGCGAAGGCACGCGGATGCGCCCACTGACGGCCGGGCTCCCGAAACCCATGCTCCCCGTCGCCGATCGCCCGCTGTGTGCCCACACCGCCGACGCCGCGATCGAAGCTGGCACCGACGAACTGATCCTCGTGGTCGGCTACGAGGCCGACGTCGTTCGCGAGTACTTCGGCGAGGAATACCGTGGTGTTCCCGTCAAGTACGCCACCCAGGACGAACAGCTCGGCACTGCTCACGCCGTCCGGACGGCACACGAACATCTCGACGGGCGGTTCGCGGTGCTCTACGGTGACGACCTCTACGATCAGGCGAGCATCGAGGCACTGTTCGCCGCCGGCCCCGGCATCACCGCTTACCGCGCCGAAAATCCCTCGAACTACGGGGTGCTCGACACCGACGGCGATCGCGTTGTGGGCGTCACCGAGAAGCCCGCCAGTCCCGAAACGAACCTCGTGAGCGCCGGCGCGTGTGTGCTCCCCAGCGAGGCACGCGAATGGCTCGACGTCGAGCAGAGCGAACGCGGCGAGTACGAACTCACCGACGTGCTCGATCGGGTGTTCGCCGAATACGAGGTCTCCTACACCGAACTTGACCGGTGGATGGGCGTCGGTCGACCGTGGGAACTCCTCGAAGCCAACGAGTGGAAGCTCACCGAGCTCGACAGGGAAGTTCGAGGCGACGTGAGCGACGACGCCGACCTCCGAGGACCGGTCGTAGTCGAGGAGGGCGCGGCGATCGAGCCAGGCGTTGTGATCGAGGGCCCTGTTTTAGTCCGCTCGGGCGCACACGTCGGCCCGAACGCCTACGTCCGCGGGGCGACCCTGCTCGGCGAGGACAGCGAGGTCGGCCACGCGGTCGAGATCAAAAACAGCGTGATCATGCGCGAGACGAACGTCCCACATCTCTCGTACGTCGGCGACAGCCTGCTCGGCCGCGACGTCAACTTCGGGGCGGGCACGACCGTCGCGAACCTCCGCCACGACGACGAGCCCGTCGAACAGACCGTGAAGGGAGAGCGCGTCTCGACGGGTCGGCGGAAGTACGGTGTGGTGGTCGGCGACGGCGCGAAGACCGGGATCGAGACGTCGCTCTCGCCCGGTGTGGTGCTCTCACCAGGCGCACGCACCGAGCCGAACGAGTGGGTCTCGCGCGATCGATAA
- a CDS encoding MFS transporter, producing the protein MDRHALQFYPLYLTRFAGGFGFVTLVTLLPEYITLYDPSGLVVGLFTTAFTLAQTLAVVPLAWAGDRYDKRYVLLGGLGIGIAVYLGFTFVASSAGFVLARAAQGITVTATSLMGLALVGELATKETRANHIGKANAARFAAGIAGSLGAGALYSAAGFGAVYAVVTGLLVVAGVGVVAFVAPDETRIEGFPFTDLALNRRLLTLSSFRAQYAVAVTLVRTWVPIYAGVTAASGGLGMVSIAVGTVVAAEKFTNMLCQPFTGRLSDRFGRALFVFVGGGLYGLVALAVPFTPTIAAWLSLPATLPVLGVTPSAFVPLVICNGLLGVADSIREPASMALFADEGTDDGGVASSFGIRELVWRPGSILAPLLGGVLMAQVGMASVFFVGGTVAFAGVATFLGVLSYSHGSGALTQW; encoded by the coding sequence GTGGATCGCCACGCCCTCCAGTTCTACCCGCTCTATCTCACCCGTTTCGCCGGTGGGTTCGGGTTCGTCACGCTCGTCACGCTGCTGCCCGAGTACATCACCCTTTACGACCCGTCGGGGCTGGTCGTCGGCCTGTTCACTACGGCGTTCACCCTTGCCCAGACCCTCGCAGTCGTCCCGCTCGCGTGGGCGGGCGATCGGTACGACAAGCGGTACGTGCTCCTCGGCGGGCTCGGAATCGGGATCGCGGTGTATCTCGGCTTCACGTTCGTGGCGTCGAGCGCCGGATTCGTCCTCGCGCGGGCGGCCCAGGGAATCACCGTCACCGCGACGAGCTTGATGGGGCTCGCCTTGGTCGGCGAACTCGCGACCAAGGAGACCCGCGCCAACCATATCGGGAAGGCGAACGCCGCACGCTTCGCCGCCGGGATCGCGGGTAGCCTCGGCGCGGGAGCACTCTACTCCGCCGCCGGGTTCGGCGCGGTGTACGCCGTCGTCACCGGATTGCTCGTCGTCGCGGGCGTGGGGGTCGTGGCGTTCGTCGCGCCCGATGAGACCCGGATTGAGGGGTTCCCCTTCACCGATCTCGCGCTCAACCGCCGACTGCTGACGCTGTCGAGCTTCCGTGCCCAGTACGCGGTCGCGGTCACACTCGTCCGGACATGGGTGCCGATCTACGCTGGCGTCACGGCTGCGAGCGGCGGTCTCGGGATGGTGTCGATCGCCGTCGGCACCGTGGTCGCGGCCGAGAAGTTCACCAACATGCTCTGTCAGCCGTTCACCGGCCGGCTCTCCGATCGGTTCGGCCGCGCGCTGTTCGTCTTCGTCGGCGGCGGATTGTATGGACTGGTCGCGCTCGCGGTGCCGTTCACACCGACGATCGCCGCGTGGCTCTCGCTGCCCGCGACGCTCCCCGTCCTCGGCGTGACTCCATCAGCGTTCGTCCCGCTCGTGATCTGCAACGGCTTGCTCGGGGTCGCCGACAGCATCCGTGAGCCTGCGAGTATGGCGCTGTTCGCCGACGAGGGCACCGACGACGGCGGCGTGGCGAGCAGTTTCGGCATCCGCGAGCTCGTCTGGCGGCCCGGTTCGATTCTGGCCCCGTTGCTCGGCGGGGTGTTGATGGCGCAGGTCGGGATGGCGTCGGTCTTCTTCGTCGGCGGAACAGTGGCGTTCGCCGGCGTCGCGACCTTCCTCGGTGTGCTCTCGTACTCGCACGGCTCCGGCGCGCTCACCCAGTGGTAG